In Taeniopygia guttata chromosome 2, bTaeGut7.mat, whole genome shotgun sequence, one genomic interval encodes:
- the GPR20 gene encoding G-protein coupled receptor 20, which translates to MPTSSTQLPALDSINSTEQPNSNINLFSKFIHSDEQLFTDFYSLWIVLMVVNAIIFLVGVVLNSLALYVFCFRTKTKTTSVIYTINLIVTDLLVGFSLPVRIIMFYSAGDCKNCSLVHIFGYFVNMYCSILFLTCICVDRYLAIVQVEASRKWRNPTCAKGICIFIWIFATVVTFSILTMAIRFAECCLSKILVLMVCEYFFPLIIIIFFTTRIMCALSKPSLMHQSRERRMRAVQLLITVLIIFMICFTPFHVLQVTISINPDMPHNVSLLVYHVTVTLSSLNSCMDPIVYCFVTNNFQSTMKNIFRKTEPEQTNADILGMNKNSKGSNAIIAFSNTIGSPLSLPSPSSVQI; encoded by the coding sequence ATGCCGACCTCCTCCACCCAACTGCCAGCCCTTGACTCTATCAACTCCACTGAACAACCTAACTCTAACATCAACTTGTTCTCCAAGTTCATCCACTCAGACGAACAACTGTTCACAGATTTTTATAGCCTGTGGATTGTCCTGATGGTAGTTAATGCCATCATTTTCCTGGTGGGTGTTGTGCTGAACAGTTTGGCACTGTATGTCTTCTGCTTCCGTACCAAGACAAAAACCACCTCTGTTATTTACACCATCAACTTGATCGTAACTGATCTCCTGGTGGgcttttccctgcctgtccGGATCATCATGTTCTACAGTGCAGGGGATTGCAAGAATTGTTCCTTGGTTCACATCTTTGGCTACTTTGTCAACATGTACTGCAGCATCCTCTTCTTGACGTGCATCTGCGTTGATCGCTACCTGGCAATAGTGCAGGTGGAAGCCTCACGTAAATGGAGGAACCCCACCTGTGCCAAGGGGATCTGCATCTTCATTTGGATCTTTGCCACTGTGGTGACTTTCTCCATCCTGACCATGGCGATACGGTTTGCAGAGTGCTGCCTCTCCAAGATCCTGGTCCTGATGGTCTGCGAGTATTTCTTCCCTCTCATCATAATCATCTTCTTCACCACCAGGATTATGTGTGCCCTGTCCAAGCCCAGCCTCATGCACCAGAGTCGGGAGAGGAGAATGAGGGCTGTGCAGCTCCTTATCACTGTCCTCATCATCTTCATGATCTGCTTCACTCCTTTCCACGTGCTACAGGTCACAATCTCCATCAACCCAGACATGCCCCACAACGTCAGCCTCCTCGTCTACCACGTGACAGTGACTCTGAGTAGCCTCAATAGCTGCATGGACCCCATTGTCTATTGCTTTGTCACCAATAACTTCCAGTCAACCATGAAAAATATCTTCAGGAAAACCGAGCCAGAGCAAACTAATGCAGACATCCTGGGTATGAACAAAAACTCCAAGGGCTCCAACGCAATCATCGCCTTCTCAAATACAATAGGAAGCCCTCTGAGCTTGCCATCACCAAGCAGCGTTCAGATATAA